GACCTTCGCGTTCTTCACCTTCAGCGCGAGCTGCATGAACGCCCCCAGGATGTCCTGCGGGATGTCGGTGCGCAGCAGCTGCTTCCCGGCCTTGGCGATCTGCTGGTACGACGTCACGAGCGCCTGCGGGTTCGCACTGTTCACCAGCGCGTGGATCGTGCACCGCTGCCGCTCCTGCCGGGACGGGTCGCTCAAGCCGAAGCGGCCGCGCGCGAACCACAGCGCGTGGTACCCGTCGAGCTTCTGGTTCGGACCCGGCTCGATGTACCCGCTCGGCTTCTTCTCGGTGTTCGACCCGGGGCCGGCGCCGTAGTCGCCGCCGATCGGCACCCGGTAGTTGACGTTCACCGTGATGCCGCCGAGCGCGTCGATGATCTGCCGGAACCCGGCCAGGTTGACCTGCATGTAGTAGTCGATGTCCAGCCCGAGCGCGGCGCTCGCGGCCAGCTTGACCGCGTCCGCGCCCTCGTTGTCGGTCTGGCCGAGGACCCCCGGATGCTGCTTCGGGATGTTCTCGTACATCGCGTCCAGGTAGAACTCCGGCTGCTCGACGTTGCCCAGGTTCGGGTCCCAGAAGCCGTCCGGGTACACCTTGTGCAGCGGCGAGTCCTTCGGGAACGGCATCCGCATCCAGTTCCGGCTGAGCGAGATCAGCGCGGTGTCACCGGTCTTGGTGTCGATGCTCGCCACGATCACCGTGTCGGTACGCGTGCCGGTCCGGCCGGCGCCGTCGTCCGCTCCGAGCAGCAGCAGGTTCAGCCGCGGGGTGTTCGCCCACGGGTCCTTCGCGTTGCTGACCTTCGGCCGGGTCGCGCTCTTCGAGTTCCCCTCGGACTGGAACACGCTGCCGATCAGGTCACGCTGCGCCATCACGGTCTGTGCCGCGACGGTCGTCGGTACGGCGATCGCGAAGCAGAGCAGCCCGACGAACATCGAGCCGGCCAGCCGGCCGGTGTAGGTCATGCTGACCGGGCGGAGCAGCTTGTGCGACGCGACCACGGTCCAGATCCAGCCGACCCCGAGCAGTACGACGGCGCCGGTCGCGATCAGCAGCTGACGCGGAGAGACGAGCAGCGCGAGCACCGAGTCGCGGTGCGTGAGACCGACGTACGCGGCGATCAGCAGCAGGCCGACGCTGATCGTCAGGATGAACGAGCCGAGCTTCTTCCGGCCGCCCATCAACAGCCCCGTACCGGGGACCAGGGCGCTGAG
This Kribbella sp. NBC_00482 DNA region includes the following protein-coding sequences:
- a CDS encoding LCP family protein, which encodes MSRSTRAAGRRAAPRASRSRARTHRARTASKAIGLTLLSALVPGTGLLMGGRKKLGSFILTISVGLLLIAAYVGLTHRDSVLALLVSPRQLLIATGAVVLLGVGWIWTVVASHKLLRPVSMTYTGRLAGSMFVGLLCFAIAVPTTVAAQTVMAQRDLIGSVFQSEGNSKSATRPKVSNAKDPWANTPRLNLLLLGADDGAGRTGTRTDTVIVASIDTKTGDTALISLSRNWMRMPFPKDSPLHKVYPDGFWDPNLGNVEQPEFYLDAMYENIPKQHPGVLGQTDNEGADAVKLAASAALGLDIDYYMQVNLAGFRQIIDALGGITVNVNYRVPIGGDYGAGPGSNTEKKPSGYIEPGPNQKLDGYHALWFARGRFGLSDPSRQERQRCTIHALVNSANPQALVTSYQQIAKAGKQLLRTDIPQDILGAFMQLALKVKNAKVTNIDLDKNKNFPTGKNPDYTAMQEIIQKAIAPKTNPVASTPTVKPTKSPTKAPTSGSTKRPTTPSKTTTAPGAAENLNDACAYNPSDTGTGGN